A genomic region of Lachnoclostridium edouardi contains the following coding sequences:
- a CDS encoding alkaline phosphatase gives MKKRWIPALLSGMMISAAVTGCNNGGAETTAASGAESQSIQETEKTAVNTQTAEGETDGPKYVFLFIGDGMSYPQVQLTNYFLSASQGQNGGIVTADGQEKTILSSKNNLTMMSFPVAGSAQTYDSTSFAPDSASTATSIATGKKTWSGSINVSEDFTETYETIAEKLKKQKDVKIGVLSSVNLNHATPAAFYAHQASRSSYYDIGLELIESDFDYFAGGALLQPTGKDKDKEDLYKLAEDAGYKVVKTQADAEALTPEDGKTIVIDEHLADSDAMAYELDRMENEWSLADYVEKGIEVLDNDNGFFMMVEGGKIDWACHANDAASTITDTIALDNAVDKAVEFYNEHPDDTLIIVTGDHETGGLTIGFAGTDYDTFLKNFENQKISYAKFDSDYVTGYKENKTDFNTVMKDVTQLFGLQAPGEEGSASTQQKDSADFHPESDNDGALVMTDYEYNLLKQAYETTMSRTGEEEEFAQDEYIRYGSYEPLTVTITHILNNKSGINFGSYAHTGLPVEVLVQGNGAENFVGYYDNTDIYNKMAELLGVE, from the coding sequence GTGAAAAAAAGATGGATACCAGCATTACTATCAGGTATGATGATTTCTGCCGCAGTTACAGGCTGCAATAACGGGGGAGCAGAAACAACAGCAGCAAGCGGGGCAGAAAGCCAGAGTATTCAGGAGACAGAAAAAACAGCAGTAAATACACAGACAGCTGAAGGCGAAACTGACGGCCCTAAATATGTATTTTTGTTTATTGGAGACGGAATGAGCTATCCTCAGGTACAGCTGACAAATTATTTCCTCAGCGCTTCTCAGGGCCAAAACGGAGGAATTGTTACAGCAGACGGCCAGGAGAAAACCATACTCAGCAGCAAAAATAACCTGACTATGATGAGTTTTCCAGTGGCAGGCTCTGCACAGACATATGACAGCACATCATTTGCCCCTGACTCTGCATCTACAGCCACTTCAATCGCTACAGGGAAGAAAACCTGGAGCGGAAGTATTAATGTAAGCGAGGACTTTACAGAAACATATGAGACCATTGCAGAGAAACTGAAAAAGCAAAAGGACGTAAAAATCGGCGTGCTTTCTTCTGTAAACTTAAACCACGCCACACCGGCGGCATTTTATGCACATCAGGCTTCCAGAAGCAGTTATTATGATATTGGTCTGGAATTAATAGAAAGCGATTTTGATTACTTTGCAGGCGGAGCTTTGCTGCAGCCAACAGGAAAAGATAAGGACAAAGAGGACCTTTATAAGCTGGCAGAGGACGCCGGTTATAAGGTAGTGAAAACACAGGCTGACGCAGAAGCCTTAACACCGGAGGACGGAAAAACCATTGTAATAGATGAGCATTTGGCTGACAGCGACGCTATGGCTTATGAGCTGGACCGTATGGAAAATGAGTGGTCTTTAGCTGATTATGTAGAAAAGGGTATAGAAGTTCTGGATAATGACAACGGCTTCTTTATGATGGTAGAAGGCGGAAAAATCGACTGGGCCTGTCATGCAAATGACGCTGCCTCCACAATCACAGACACCATTGCATTAGATAATGCAGTTGACAAGGCAGTGGAATTTTACAATGAGCATCCAGACGATACATTGATTATTGTAACTGGAGACCACGAGACAGGCGGACTGACTATTGGATTTGCAGGAACAGATTATGATACATTCTTAAAGAACTTTGAGAATCAGAAAATTTCCTACGCTAAATTTGATTCAGACTATGTAACAGGATATAAAGAGAACAAAACAGATTTTAATACAGTGATGAAGGATGTGACACAGTTATTTGGCCTTCAGGCGCCAGGGGAAGAGGGAAGCGCCTCCACACAGCAGAAAGACAGCGCGGACTTCCACCCAGAATCTGACAACGACGGCGCTTTAGTAATGACAGATTATGAGTATAATCTTTTAAAACAGGCTTATGAAACTACAATGTCCCGCACAGGGGAGGAAGAAGAATTTGCCCAGGACGAGTACATACGCTACGGAAGCTATGAGCCTTTAACTGTAACCATCACTCATATTTTAAATAATAAAAGCGGTATTAACTTTGGCTCCTACGCTCACACAGGACTGCCTGTGGAAGTGCTGGTTCAGGGAAATGGAGCTGAGAACTTTGTAGGGTATTATGATAATACAGACATCTACAACAAAATGGCTGAATTATTAGGAGTAGAATAA
- a CDS encoding sulfatase-like hydrolase/transferase — MEGSVKRTKDSGKGNCRPTHRWRQDWVNRGFLDEEEKQPQTVTWDLAMEFLDLNGDCDSWLLQIECFDPHEPFFTQQSYKDLYPHTYAGPFFDWPPYRQIKEDDPEGAREHIRCQYAALLSMCDRNLGRLLDKMDEKNMWEDTMLIVNTDHGFMLGEHSWWGKNVGPTYNEIANIPLFIWDPRHKLAGETRNALVQTIDLAPTIYNYFQVQVPESVVGKDLENVIVNDIPVRCAAVYGSHGGNINCTDGRYVYMRAPDPDNDNLFNYTLNCSHMCQGFTREELEGAELTGPFGFTNGYSVLKVKKIKPKTQSGQLNMGDFLFDLKQDPHMEHSIHNEEAEHMMKKHIVEIMKENSVPEEVYVRYRLRKE, encoded by the coding sequence GTGGAAGGCTCAGTTAAAAGAACCAAAGATTCCGGAAAAGGTAATTGCCGCCCTACTCACAGATGGAGACAGGATTGGGTAAACAGGGGATTTCTGGATGAAGAGGAAAAACAGCCCCAGACAGTAACATGGGATTTAGCCATGGAATTTTTAGATTTGAATGGAGACTGTGACAGCTGGCTGCTGCAGATTGAATGTTTTGATCCCCATGAACCCTTTTTTACACAGCAAAGCTATAAAGACTTATATCCCCACACCTATGCAGGGCCGTTTTTTGACTGGCCGCCTTATAGACAAATCAAGGAGGACGACCCTGAGGGAGCAAGAGAACATATTCGGTGCCAATATGCAGCTCTTCTGTCTATGTGCGATAGAAATTTAGGCAGGCTGCTGGATAAAATGGATGAGAAAAATATGTGGGAAGATACTATGCTGATTGTAAACACAGACCATGGGTTTATGCTGGGGGAGCATAGCTGGTGGGGGAAAAATGTAGGTCCCACTTACAACGAAATTGCCAATATTCCTTTATTTATCTGGGACCCTAGACATAAATTAGCCGGTGAAACAAGAAATGCTTTAGTGCAGACAATTGATCTGGCTCCTACAATCTATAATTATTTTCAGGTTCAGGTTCCGGAAAGTGTCGTGGGAAAGGATTTGGAAAATGTAATTGTAAATGATATTCCTGTCCGATGTGCGGCCGTCTATGGAAGTCATGGAGGAAATATTAACTGTACTGACGGAAGATATGTATATATGAGGGCGCCTGATCCGGATAATGATAATCTTTTTAACTATACCTTAAACTGCTCTCACATGTGCCAGGGCTTTACAAGAGAAGAACTGGAGGGAGCGGAGCTGACGGGGCCTTTTGGGTTTACAAATGGTTATTCTGTATTAAAGGTGAAGAAAATCAAGCCTAAAACTCAATCAGGGCAGTTGAATATGGGGGATTTTTTATTTGATTTAAAGCAAGATCCTCATATGGAACATTCTATTCATAATGAGGAAGCGGAACATATGATGAAAAAACATATTGTGGAGATTATGAAAGAAAACAGCGTTCCGGAGGAGGTATATGTAAGATACAGGCTGAGAAAGGAGTAA
- a CDS encoding N-acetylmuramoyl-L-alanine amidase family protein, with protein sequence MRGVLKRLGTAVLTLAVAAGTCITAFAASHTISSVSIKVKADELEVGEQLPELSYGDSSGDADGGVYVYTTSSKYTIMTVEWVTSETKDMKVGEEPKLKVWLSPDEDDYYFKGTYRSSNVSVSGGSFVSAKKDGDDLEVTIKINPIKGTYNEPEDAYWRESGLGKARWSKGDSSSGAYDVYLYRGNSVVKKLEEIKATSYDFYPYMTQKGTYSFKVRTVPYTSEEKKYGKKSDWVESDEQYIGEEDVSDGTGQTNDNGGSTSTGGYNGQVGWIQDGTGWYFRYPDGNYAKDGWLKWDGIWYLFDSSGYIKTGWQQVNNVWYYLKPNVGGPIGAMAKGWQQVNGAWYYLNPNEGGPEGAMCRGWITVNDKRYYLNSSGAMVEGWYKVGDGYYYFYPGDGSMAVNTKIDGFQLDANGVWVMR encoded by the coding sequence ATGAGAGGTGTATTAAAAAGATTAGGAACAGCAGTATTGACGCTGGCTGTTGCTGCAGGAACGTGCATAACTGCATTTGCAGCTTCCCATACAATTTCATCTGTCAGCATAAAGGTTAAAGCTGATGAATTGGAGGTAGGGGAGCAGCTTCCGGAATTAAGCTATGGAGACTCCTCCGGCGATGCGGACGGAGGGGTATATGTTTACACAACGTCCAGCAAATATACCATTATGACTGTTGAATGGGTAACTTCAGAGACAAAGGATATGAAGGTGGGGGAGGAGCCTAAATTAAAAGTTTGGCTGTCCCCGGACGAGGATGACTATTATTTTAAGGGGACATACCGCTCCAGCAACGTATCTGTAAGCGGAGGCTCCTTTGTCAGCGCTAAAAAAGACGGGGATGATCTGGAAGTAACTATTAAAATTAACCCTATTAAAGGCACATATAATGAGCCGGAGGACGCTTACTGGAGGGAAAGCGGTCTGGGAAAAGCCAGGTGGAGCAAGGGGGACAGCAGCAGCGGAGCTTACGACGTGTATTTATACAGAGGCAATTCTGTAGTTAAAAAGCTGGAAGAAATTAAAGCTACATCTTATGATTTTTATCCATATATGACTCAGAAGGGAACATATTCTTTTAAGGTCCGCACTGTTCCGTATACCAGCGAGGAGAAGAAATATGGAAAGAAAAGCGACTGGGTAGAATCTGATGAGCAGTATATTGGCGAGGAAGATGTATCAGACGGAACAGGGCAGACAAATGACAATGGAGGAAGCACCAGCACAGGCGGCTACAACGGCCAGGTAGGCTGGATTCAGGACGGAACAGGCTGGTATTTCCGGTATCCGGACGGCAATTATGCAAAAGACGGATGGCTGAAATGGGACGGCATCTGGTATTTGTTTGACAGCAGCGGATATATTAAAACAGGGTGGCAGCAGGTAAACAACGTCTGGTATTATTTAAAGCCAAATGTAGGCGGTCCTATAGGAGCTATGGCGAAAGGATGGCAGCAGGTAAACGGAGCCTGGTACTATTTAAATCCTAATGAAGGCGGCCCGGAGGGGGCCATGTGCAGAGGATGGATTACAGTGAATGATAAACGGTATTACTTAAACTCCAGCGGCGCTATGGTGGAGGGCTGGTATAAGGTAGGAGACGGTTATTATTATTTCTATCCCGGGGACGGCTCCATGGCAGTAAATACGAAAATTGACGGATTCCAGCTGGATGCCAACGGCGTTTGGGTGATGAGATAA
- the rpmJ gene encoding 50S ribosomal protein L36, translating into MKVRSSVKPICEKCKIIKRKGSIRVICENPKHKQRQG; encoded by the coding sequence GTGAAGGTTAGATCATCAGTAAAACCGATTTGCGAAAAATGCAAAATCATTAAGCGTAAAGGCAGTATCAGAGTAATCTGTGAAAACCCTAAGCACAAACAAAGACAAGGTTAA
- a CDS encoding bL17 family ribosomal protein, with amino-acid sequence MAGYRKLGRTSSQRKALIRSQVTALLHNGKIVTTEARAKEIRKVAEGLIALAVKEKDNFETVKVTAKVARKDADGKRVKEVKDGKKVTVYDEVEKEIKKDKPSRLHARRQMLKVLYDVTEVPAAAAGRKKNTKKVDLPAKLFDEIAPKYVSRNGGYTRIVKIGQRKGDAAMEVLLELV; translated from the coding sequence ATGGCAGGATATAGAAAACTGGGAAGAACTTCCAGTCAGAGAAAAGCTTTAATCAGAAGCCAGGTAACAGCTTTATTACACAACGGAAAAATTGTTACTACAGAAGCAAGAGCTAAGGAGATCCGCAAAGTTGCAGAAGGTCTGATCGCTCTGGCAGTAAAAGAAAAAGATAACTTTGAAACTGTTAAGGTTACTGCAAAAGTAGCCCGCAAGGATGCTGACGGCAAGAGAGTGAAAGAAGTAAAAGACGGTAAGAAAGTTACTGTATATGATGAAGTAGAGAAGGAAATCAAGAAGGATAAGCCATCCAGACTTCACGCAAGAAGACAGATGTTAAAGGTTCTTTATGATGTAACAGAAGTGCCTGCAGCAGCTGCCGGCAGAAAGAAAAACACAAAGAAGGTTGATCTTCCTGCAAAATTATTTGATGAGATCGCTCCAAAATACGTAAGCCGCAACGGCGGATACACAAGAATCGTTAAGATTGGCCAGCGTAAGGGCGATGCAGCAATGGAAGTACTGCTTGAATTAGTTTAA
- a CDS encoding sulfatase-like hydrolase/transferase → MKAIIVMYDSLVKNLLQPYGCQWTKTPNFQRLAQRTVKFENCYVGSLPCMPARREMHTGRYNFFTRSWGPLEAYDESMPENLMKNGIHTHLISDHYHYWEEGGANYHTHFGTWEIVRGQEGDKWKAQLKEPKIPEKVIAALLTDGDRIG, encoded by the coding sequence TTGAAAGCAATTATAGTAATGTACGACTCACTTGTAAAGAATCTGCTGCAGCCTTACGGATGTCAGTGGACAAAAACACCTAATTTTCAAAGATTGGCCCAGCGCACTGTAAAATTTGAAAATTGTTATGTGGGAAGCCTGCCCTGCATGCCTGCCAGAAGAGAGATGCATACAGGGAGATATAACTTTTTTACAAGAAGCTGGGGGCCTTTGGAGGCATATGACGAGTCCATGCCGGAGAATTTAATGAAAAACGGAATTCACACTCACTTAATCAGCGATCATTACCATTATTGGGAAGAGGGAGGGGCTAATTACCACACACATTTTGGCACATGGGAAATTGTGAGAGGTCAGGAAGGGGACAAGTGGAAGGCTCAGTTAAAAGAACCAAAGATTCCGGAAAAGGTAATTGCCGCCCTACTCACAGATGGAGACAGGATTGGGTAA
- the rpsK gene encoding 30S ribosomal protein S11, with protein MAKKVSTGKKVTKKRVKKNVERGQAHIQSSFNNTIVTLTDAQGNALSWASAGGLGFRGSRKSTPYAAQMAAETATKAALVHGLKSVDVMVKGPGSGREAAIRALQACGLEVTSIRDVTPVPHNGCRPPKRRRV; from the coding sequence ATGGCTAAAAAAGTGTCCACTGGAAAAAAAGTGACAAAAAAGCGTGTAAAGAAAAACGTTGAACGCGGACAAGCGCACATTCAGTCATCTTTCAATAATACTATTGTAACATTGACAGATGCACAGGGTAATGCTTTATCATGGGCAAGTGCAGGCGGTCTGGGATTTAGAGGTTCAAGGAAATCTACTCCATATGCAGCTCAGATGGCGGCAGAAACTGCTACTAAGGCAGCTCTTGTACATGGTTTGAAATCCGTTGACGTTATGGTAAAGGGCCCAGGCTCAGGCCGTGAGGCAGCAATCCGTGCTCTTCAGGCATGTGGCTTAGAGGTAACAAGTATCAGAGACGTGACACCAGTTCCACACAATGGTTGCCGTCCACCAAAACGTAGAAGAGTCTAA
- a CDS encoding sigma 54-interacting transcriptional regulator, whose amino-acid sequence MKECCVLLVPQEEIANIAQSECQKRGWPCKVIYCVNNSVAVELAKKYRESGVKVFISRGGMAKAVEKEAKATVIPIEIGFQDIAEAAVQAKDLGTKVGISINTAVEHDLNRIRSMFQMEIETIKTPPDGLLIDAIQSACENGFQVIIGGVAPVYFAQLAGMKTVSLRSGKKSVLTAIEKAMARAGEGYGLEIFQTLQEGIVVLDQDERVLYINDSASRMFTILESKVLNKTFQEALPMLSVSNHEKQRRWKEYEGFTYNKKQFIKIESDFLPGKSKIGKVVQIYDAQMAELLYNKIYAGRDGGHHTAKYTFSDIVARDLAMTKLIEKARLYAGAGTTILITGETGTGKELLAQSIHNASSRRNQPFIAVNCSAIPESILESELFGYEPGSFTGALRSGKKGIFEAAEGGTVFLDEIGELPPKVQAKLLRVLQEKEIMKVGGSQAIPFCGQVIAATLADLKEAIEKGSFRKDLYYRLNILNLHIPPLRERKEDIPLLVQGLSEKICSRLQVKLPSFHQKDIKLLQEYPWEGNVRELENILERIIILKGFQEENQKNQEDFSDVVREVLEENTRKGEGSKEDACKTLEEEERQIILKALKRNRGDREEACRELGISTTTLWRRLKEWGLQNEKF is encoded by the coding sequence ATGAAAGAGTGCTGCGTCCTGCTGGTGCCTCAGGAGGAAATTGCAAACATTGCACAGTCAGAGTGCCAGAAAAGAGGATGGCCCTGTAAAGTTATTTATTGTGTAAATAATAGTGTGGCTGTAGAATTAGCAAAAAAATACAGGGAAAGCGGAGTTAAGGTTTTTATCAGCAGAGGCGGAATGGCAAAGGCTGTGGAGAAAGAGGCGAAGGCTACTGTCATACCAATTGAAATCGGTTTTCAGGATATTGCAGAAGCAGCGGTTCAGGCAAAAGATCTGGGCACCAAGGTGGGAATCAGCATTAACACAGCAGTGGAGCATGATTTAAACAGAATCCGCAGTATGTTCCAGATGGAAATTGAAACTATTAAGACTCCGCCGGACGGTTTGCTGATTGACGCAATTCAGTCTGCCTGTGAAAATGGATTTCAGGTAATTATAGGCGGGGTTGCGCCTGTATATTTTGCTCAGCTGGCAGGGATGAAAACAGTTTCTCTAAGATCCGGAAAGAAATCTGTGCTCACTGCCATTGAAAAAGCTATGGCAAGAGCCGGGGAAGGCTACGGGCTGGAAATCTTTCAAACCCTGCAGGAAGGCATTGTGGTGCTGGACCAGGATGAGAGAGTGCTGTATATAAACGACAGCGCTTCCAGAATGTTTACAATATTAGAATCAAAGGTTTTAAATAAAACGTTTCAGGAGGCTTTGCCTATGCTTTCTGTTTCAAACCATGAAAAACAGAGGAGATGGAAAGAATATGAAGGGTTTACTTACAATAAAAAACAATTCATAAAAATAGAATCAGATTTTTTGCCAGGTAAGTCAAAAATAGGAAAAGTAGTGCAGATTTATGACGCCCAAATGGCAGAGCTTCTTTATAACAAAATTTATGCAGGCAGAGACGGCGGGCATCACACAGCCAAATATACTTTTTCTGATATTGTGGCCAGGGATTTGGCCATGACAAAGTTAATAGAAAAGGCTCGCCTTTACGCCGGCGCAGGTACTACTATTTTGATCACCGGGGAGACAGGAACTGGAAAGGAGCTGCTGGCTCAAAGCATTCACAATGCCAGCAGCAGAAGAAACCAGCCTTTTATTGCTGTTAATTGCTCCGCCATACCAGAAAGTATTCTGGAAAGCGAATTGTTTGGATATGAGCCGGGATCTTTTACAGGAGCTTTGCGGTCAGGGAAAAAAGGGATTTTTGAGGCGGCAGAGGGAGGCACTGTTTTTCTGGATGAAATAGGGGAGCTGCCGCCTAAGGTTCAGGCAAAGCTTTTGCGCGTGCTGCAGGAAAAGGAGATTATGAAAGTAGGAGGCAGCCAGGCGATTCCTTTTTGCGGGCAGGTAATAGCAGCTACGCTGGCAGATTTGAAGGAGGCCATAGAGAAAGGAAGCTTTCGCAAGGACTTGTATTATCGGCTGAATATTTTAAATCTGCATATTCCGCCTCTCAGAGAAAGAAAAGAAGATATTCCCCTGTTAGTCCAAGGTCTTTCTGAAAAAATCTGCAGCCGTCTACAAGTAAAGCTTCCAAGCTTTCACCAGAAAGATATAAAGCTGCTTCAGGAATATCCCTGGGAAGGAAATGTAAGAGAGCTGGAAAATATTCTGGAAAGAATTATAATCCTCAAAGGTTTTCAGGAGGAAAATCAGAAAAATCAGGAGGATTTTTCCGATGTAGTCAGAGAAGTTCTGGAGGAAAACACTAGAAAAGGAGAGGGAAGTAAGGAGGACGCATGTAAAACTTTGGAGGAGGAAGAGCGGCAAATTATATTAAAGGCATTAAAAAGAAACAGGGGAGACAGGGAAGAGGCCTGCAGAGAGCTGGGAATCAGCACCACCACCCTTTGGCGCAGATTAAAGGAGTGGGGATTGCAGAATGAAAAATTTTAA
- a CDS encoding YibE/F family protein, which produces MKILSFLKRQNSVLLTTIIGLIIIGILICLPTGYEDALIYKGTERAVGKVVETNNSAIITSGLIQSGEQICTLEIEGGLFKGKTLEGVNFLSGSLEKDKIFKAGDRALLTISHDGDNIKSIIISDHYRLDKEIILLIIFALFLVIFAGKIGFQAILSFLITVLMIWKVLVPCYLKGYSPVWVGIGITALLTAIIIFFVYGPDKRTVTAVSGSLLGVGTTCILGILFTDLFKIHGAVMSSSESLLYSGYQNLNLTSIFMASIFIGASGAMMDLSVDITSAVSEVVMKKPDIGPGEAMLSGIRVGRAAMGTMTTTLLLAYSGGYISLLMVFMAQGTPVDHILNYKYVAAEVLETVVGSFGLVTVAPFTALMAGLLLTKKNSSKETEK; this is translated from the coding sequence ATGAAAATCTTGTCCTTTTTAAAAAGGCAGAATTCAGTTTTACTTACCACTATTATAGGACTTATTATAATCGGTATCCTCATATGCCTTCCTACAGGCTATGAGGATGCTCTTATTTATAAGGGAACAGAGCGGGCAGTGGGCAAGGTAGTAGAAACAAATAATTCTGCCATTATTACATCAGGTCTTATTCAGTCAGGAGAACAGATCTGTACACTAGAAATAGAGGGAGGACTGTTTAAGGGGAAAACTCTGGAAGGAGTTAACTTCCTCAGCGGTTCTTTGGAAAAAGATAAAATATTTAAAGCAGGAGACAGAGCTCTTTTGACTATCAGCCATGACGGAGATAATATAAAATCTATTATTATATCAGATCATTACCGGTTAGATAAGGAAATTATTCTGCTGATAATATTTGCTTTATTCTTAGTTATATTTGCAGGGAAAATCGGATTTCAGGCAATTCTTTCCTTTTTAATTACTGTGCTGATGATATGGAAAGTATTAGTGCCCTGTTATTTAAAAGGATATTCTCCAGTTTGGGTAGGCATTGGAATCACTGCCCTTTTGACGGCGATTATTATATTTTTTGTATACGGGCCGGATAAACGGACTGTTACAGCTGTGTCAGGCTCATTATTAGGAGTTGGGACAACATGTATTTTAGGAATTTTATTTACAGATCTGTTTAAAATACACGGGGCGGTTATGTCCAGCTCAGAATCCCTTCTGTACAGCGGATATCAGAATCTGAATTTAACCTCTATTTTTATGGCCAGTATATTTATCGGTGCCTCCGGGGCAATGATGGATTTATCAGTAGATATTACTTCTGCAGTTTCAGAGGTAGTAATGAAAAAGCCGGACATTGGGCCGGGGGAGGCTATGCTTTCCGGAATACGCGTAGGACGGGCGGCTATGGGAACAATGACTACCACCTTGCTGTTGGCTTACTCGGGAGGCTATATTTCGTTATTAATGGTATTTATGGCTCAGGGAACGCCTGTGGATCACATTTTAAATTATAAATATGTAGCGGCCGAGGTGCTGGAGACCGTGGTGGGAAGCTTTGGACTTGTCACTGTCGCCCCCTTTACCGCCTTAATGGCCGGGCTGCTTTTGACTAAGAAAAACAGCAGTAAGGAGACAGAAAAATAA
- the rpsD gene encoding 30S ribosomal protein S4, translated as MAVDRVPVLKRCRSLGLDPIYLGIDKKSNRELKRANRKVSEYGLQLREKQKAKFIYGVLEKPFRNYYAKASRMDGMVGTNLMILLERRLDNVLFRMGFGRTRKETRQIVDHKHVLVNGKCVNVPSYLVKAGDVIEIKEKYKSSQRYKDVLEVTGGRLIPAWLDVDQENLRGTVKELPTRDEIDVPVNEVLIVELYSK; from the coding sequence ATGGCAGTTGATAGAGTTCCTGTTCTTAAAAGATGCAGATCCCTTGGTCTTGATCCGATCTATTTAGGAATTGACAAAAAATCAAACAGAGAATTAAAAAGAGCTAACAGAAAAGTAAGTGAGTACGGTCTCCAGTTAAGAGAGAAACAGAAAGCAAAATTTATTTACGGCGTATTAGAGAAACCTTTCCGTAACTATTATGCAAAGGCTTCCAGAATGGACGGTATGGTTGGTACTAACCTGATGATCCTTCTGGAAAGAAGACTTGACAATGTACTGTTCCGTATGGGCTTCGGACGTACAAGAAAAGAAACAAGACAGATTGTTGACCACAAGCACGTTTTAGTAAACGGCAAGTGCGTTAACGTGCCTTCTTACCTGGTAAAAGCCGGCGACGTTATTGAGATCAAAGAGAAGTACAAATCTTCCCAGAGATACAAAGACGTTCTGGAAGTAACAGGCGGAAGACTGATCCCAGCTTGGTTAGATGTTGACCAGGAAAATCTTCGCGGCACTGTAAAAGAGTTGCCAACTAGAGACGAAATTGATGTTCCTGTAAACGAAGTGCTTATCGTCGAGTTGTATTCTAAATAA
- a CDS encoding DNA-directed RNA polymerase subunit alpha, with protein sequence MFDFEKPNIEIAEISEDKRYGRFVVEPLERGYGTTLGNSLRRIMLSSLPGAAVSQVKIDGVLHEFSSIPGVKEDVTEIVMNIKNLAIKNNSESNEPKIAYIEFEGEGVITGADIQADADIEVLNPDQVIATLSGGNDSKFYMELTITKGRGYVSAEKNKNDDLPIGVIAVDSIYTPVERVNLAVENTRVGQITDFDKLTLDVYTNGTLDPDEAVSLAAKVLSEHLNLFIDLSENAKTAEVMVEKEDNEKEKVLEMNIDELELSVRSYNCLKRAGINTVEELCNRTPEDMMKVRNLGRKSLEEVLAKLKELGLQLNPSEEQ encoded by the coding sequence GTGTTCGATTTTGAAAAACCAAACATTGAGATTGCGGAAATCTCAGAAGACAAGAGATATGGCAGGTTTGTAGTAGAGCCGCTGGAAAGAGGCTATGGTACTACACTGGGTAATTCCCTGAGAAGGATCATGCTTTCTTCTTTGCCTGGTGCTGCAGTCAGCCAAGTGAAAATCGATGGCGTTTTGCATGAGTTCAGTTCAATTCCTGGGGTAAAGGAAGATGTAACTGAAATTGTTATGAACATCAAAAACTTAGCAATTAAGAATAACAGTGAAAGCAACGAACCGAAAATTGCTTATATTGAGTTTGAAGGCGAAGGCGTAATCACTGGTGCTGATATCCAGGCAGATGCAGATATAGAGGTTCTGAACCCTGATCAGGTGATCGCTACTTTAAGCGGAGGCAATGACAGCAAGTTCTATATGGAACTGACTATCACAAAAGGCCGCGGATATGTAAGCGCAGAGAAGAATAAAAACGATGATCTTCCAATCGGAGTGATTGCAGTGGATTCTATTTACACTCCAGTAGAGCGTGTAAATCTGGCTGTGGAAAATACCCGTGTTGGTCAGATCACTGACTTTGATAAACTGACACTGGATGTTTATACAAACGGAACCTTAGATCCTGATGAGGCGGTAAGCCTTGCGGCAAAGGTGCTGAGCGAACATCTGAACCTGTTCATTGACCTTTCTGAAAACGCCAAGACTGCAGAAGTTATGGTAGAGAAAGAGGACAATGAAAAGGAAAAAGTATTAGAGATGAATATTGACGAGCTGGAGTTATCCGTTCGTTCTTATAACTGTCTCAAACGGGCCGGAATCAACACTGTGGAAGAGCTGTGCAACAGAACTCCAGAGGACATGATGAAGGTGCGTAACTTAGGACGCAAATCCTTAGAGGAAGTGCTGGCTAAGTTAAAAGAATTGGGATTACAGTTAAATCCAAGCGAGGAGCAGTAA
- the rpsM gene encoding 30S ribosomal protein S13: protein MARISGVDLPREKRVEIGLTYIYGIGRASSNRILAEAGVNPDTRVRDLTDDEVKKISAVIADTQVVEGDLRREIAMNIKRLQEIGCYRGIRHRRSLPVRGQKTKTNARTRKGPRKTVANKKK from the coding sequence ATGGCTCGTATTTCAGGTGTTGATTTACCAAGAGAAAAACGTGTTGAGATCGGCTTAACTTACATCTACGGAATCGGTAGAGCAAGTTCAAACCGTATTCTTGCAGAAGCTGGTGTAAATCCTGACACTCGCGTCAGAGATTTAACAGATGACGAAGTAAAGAAAATTTCAGCTGTAATCGCTGATACTCAGGTTGTTGAAGGTGATCTTAGAAGAGAAATCGCTATGAACATCAAGAGACTTCAGGAAATCGGCTGCTACCGTGGAATTCGTCATAGAAGAAGCCTGCCTGTTCGTGGTCAGAAGACAAAGACCAATGCAAGAACTCGTAAAGGTCCAAGAAAGACTGTAGCAAACAAGAAAAAATAA